A portion of the Acidisoma sp. PAMC 29798 genome contains these proteins:
- a CDS encoding ABC transporter permease has translation MPKPSFTLKKLPHEAGLGLLTLLLLAAVTIAFPSFIHIGNLKSLFDDTALLIMFAIGEMFVLLTRGVDLSVAANAALTGMVVALFNAAHPGLGIVPVLVISIAMGAALGLFNGLLAWKFRVPSIVATLGTLSVYRGLVYVASGGAWVNSGQMSPLFLSFVRAPVLGISVLSWIAIIVAVLAFLFLRYTVSGRNLYAAGNNPNAAGYAGIDVGRMQCLAFILSGAIAGLAGYLWVARFAVAYTDVASGFELQVIAACVIGGVSITGGVGGVVGVVIGALFLGIIKNALPVVGISPFFQMAVSGLVITIAVILNAGTYRKSHGRRILERAEAGP, from the coding sequence ATGCCTAAACCCTCATTCACACTGAAGAAGCTGCCGCATGAGGCAGGCCTCGGCCTGCTGACCTTGCTGCTGCTTGCGGCGGTGACGATCGCCTTTCCGTCCTTCATCCATATCGGCAACCTGAAGTCGTTGTTTGACGATACGGCGCTGCTGATCATGTTCGCCATTGGCGAAATGTTCGTGCTGCTGACGCGCGGCGTCGATCTGTCGGTCGCGGCCAATGCCGCGCTCACCGGCATGGTGGTGGCGCTGTTCAATGCCGCGCATCCCGGCCTGGGCATCGTGCCGGTGCTGGTGATTTCTATCGCCATGGGCGCGGCGCTGGGTCTGTTCAACGGACTGCTGGCCTGGAAGTTTCGCGTGCCCTCCATCGTCGCGACGCTCGGCACGCTGTCGGTCTATCGCGGTCTGGTCTATGTCGCGTCCGGCGGTGCCTGGGTGAATAGCGGCCAGATGTCACCCCTGTTCCTGAGCTTCGTGCGCGCGCCGGTGCTGGGCATCAGTGTGCTGAGTTGGATCGCCATCATCGTGGCGGTGCTCGCCTTCCTGTTCCTGCGCTATACGGTGTCCGGTCGGAACCTGTATGCGGCGGGCAACAACCCCAACGCGGCGGGCTATGCGGGCATTGATGTCGGGCGCATGCAGTGCCTCGCCTTCATCCTGTCAGGGGCCATCGCGGGCCTCGCCGGCTATCTGTGGGTCGCGCGCTTTGCGGTCGCTTATACCGATGTTGCCTCGGGCTTCGAGTTGCAGGTCATCGCCGCCTGCGTCATCGGCGGCGTCTCCATCACCGGCGGCGTCGGCGGTGTGGTGGGCGTGGTGATCGGCGCGCTGTTCCTCGGCATCATCAAGAACGCCCTGCCGGTGGTTGGCATCTCCCCCTTCTTCCAGATGGCCGTGAGTGGCTTGGTGATCACCATCGCCGTGATCCTCAACGCGGGCACCTATCGCAAGAGCCATGGCCGCCGCATTCTGGAACGTGCGGAGGCGGGGCCATGA
- a CDS encoding DeoR/GlpR family DNA-binding transcription regulator → MTDSDAFFPQELRKPPNVLERERHRIILNLVEDRSVVSVTELVELLTASEATIRRDINAMADRGELRRVRGGAEALRPRHQAHLGAAHFATEERVCFAEKRAIARVAAAMIEDGDSVVINGGTTTYRLAEFLKGVKLDILTNSFPIATELMQESGHRITMPGGTLYPQQSIVLSPFAQDTTKHFWGRILFTGCYGLNSFGMMETDPLVVQAEMKLLECAEKLVVMADSRKLRQRSSMIVAPLSRITTVITDSGVAPEELEMLRAAGVEVVVATDLEPSSEADGKGFLHVA, encoded by the coding sequence GTGACCGATTCTGACGCCTTCTTCCCGCAAGAACTAAGGAAACCTCCAAACGTGCTCGAACGCGAGCGTCATCGCATCATACTCAACCTGGTCGAGGATCGCTCTGTCGTTTCGGTGACGGAGTTGGTGGAGCTTTTGACCGCGTCAGAGGCGACGATCCGGCGTGACATCAATGCGATGGCCGACCGGGGGGAACTGCGCCGTGTGCGCGGCGGCGCGGAAGCGCTGCGGCCCCGGCACCAGGCGCATCTTGGCGCGGCCCATTTTGCGACCGAGGAGCGGGTGTGTTTCGCCGAAAAGCGTGCCATCGCCCGTGTCGCGGCGGCCATGATCGAAGACGGCGACAGCGTCGTCATCAATGGCGGGACCACGACCTATCGCCTGGCTGAATTCCTCAAGGGCGTGAAGCTCGACATCCTGACCAATTCCTTTCCGATCGCGACGGAGCTGATGCAGGAAAGCGGGCATCGCATCACCATGCCCGGCGGCACCCTGTATCCCCAGCAAAGCATCGTGCTGAGCCCTTTCGCGCAGGACACGACCAAGCATTTCTGGGGCCGCATCCTGTTCACCGGCTGCTACGGCCTCAATAGCTTTGGCATGATGGAAACTGACCCGCTTGTGGTGCAGGCCGAGATGAAGCTGCTGGAATGCGCCGAAAAGCTGGTTGTCATGGCCGATAGCCGCAAGCTGCGTCAGCGCTCCTCGATGATCGTGGCGCCGCTTTCGCGGATCACCACGGTGATCACGGATAGCGGTGTGGCGCCGGAGGAATTGGAGATGCTGCGCGCGGCGGGGGTCGAGGTGGTTGTTGCCACCGACCTTGAGCCCAGCAGCGAGGCGGACGGTAAAGGATTTCTGCACGTCGCGTGA
- a CDS encoding bifunctional rhamnulose-1-phosphate aldolase/short-chain dehydrogenase, whose protein sequence is MDVVDHVSLLDNRWDDAVAASLSPEALLVYRSNLLGSDKRITNYGGGNTSSKLDMRDPLTGETVKVLWVKGSGGDIGSITLDGFSTLYMDRLISLQGLYKSPAQEDEMVGLYNHCTFNLNPRATSIDTALHGFINHPHVDHVHPDAIIAIAASADSRALTQEIFGDSIGWVPWRRPGFELGLWLKKFSDENPNARGLVLEAHGLFTWGETQKECYETTLDVINKAISFLAERSRGKVIFGGERIAPAATETRRAVAASLMPVIRGLISKNGPLKLGHFDDSPEVLQFVGSHALAALAPLGTSCPDHFLRTKIAPLVLDFDPATQTAADLLPSLDAALDAYRKSYAAYYERCKHDNSPKMRDPNAVVYLIPGIGMLTFANDKATARIAGEFYTNAINVMRGASTVSTYRGLPEQEAFDIEYWLLEEAKLSRMPKPRAMAGKVAFITGGAGGIGMATARRLMQDGACVVLCDISRDVLETSKAELAKSFGADVVSTVWADVTKEDALIAAFQDAAAAFGGLDICVCNAGIASAAPLEDTSLALWQKNIDILATGYFLTAREAFRLMKSQGLGGSIIMVASKNALVASPGAAAYCTAKASELHLSRCVALEGAPLGIRSNVVNPDAVLRGSRIWKGEWGDQRAASYNKGSVDELEAVYRDRSLLKLSVFPEDIAEGIAFFASDISAKSTGNIINVDAGNANAFTR, encoded by the coding sequence ATGGACGTCGTGGACCACGTATCTCTGTTGGACAATCGGTGGGACGACGCCGTCGCGGCCAGCCTGAGCCCGGAGGCGCTGCTGGTCTATCGCTCCAACCTGCTTGGCTCCGACAAGCGGATCACCAATTACGGCGGCGGCAATACATCCTCCAAGCTCGACATGCGCGATCCGCTGACCGGGGAGACCGTGAAGGTTCTCTGGGTCAAAGGCTCCGGCGGCGATATCGGCAGCATCACGCTGGATGGGTTCTCGACCCTCTATATGGATCGTCTCATCTCGCTCCAGGGCCTCTACAAGAGCCCGGCGCAGGAAGATGAGATGGTCGGCCTCTACAACCATTGCACCTTCAACCTGAACCCGCGTGCGACCAGCATCGATACCGCGCTGCACGGCTTTATCAATCACCCCCATGTCGATCACGTGCATCCAGATGCGATCATCGCCATCGCCGCCTCGGCAGACAGCCGCGCCCTGACTCAGGAGATTTTCGGGGACAGCATCGGCTGGGTGCCCTGGCGCCGTCCCGGCTTCGAACTCGGCCTGTGGCTGAAGAAGTTTTCCGACGAGAACCCAAACGCCCGTGGCCTCGTGCTGGAAGCGCATGGCCTGTTCACCTGGGGCGAGACGCAGAAAGAATGTTACGAGACGACGCTGGACGTCATCAACAAGGCGATCAGCTTCCTGGCCGAGCGCAGCCGCGGGAAAGTCATCTTCGGGGGGGAGCGCATCGCACCCGCCGCGACCGAAACCCGCCGCGCCGTCGCCGCCTCGCTCATGCCCGTCATTCGCGGCCTGATCAGCAAGAACGGCCCGCTCAAGCTCGGTCATTTCGACGATTCGCCCGAAGTGCTGCAATTCGTCGGCAGCCACGCCCTGGCCGCGCTGGCGCCGCTCGGCACCTCCTGCCCCGACCATTTCCTGCGCACGAAGATCGCGCCGCTTGTGCTGGATTTCGATCCCGCAACGCAGACGGCCGCAGACCTGCTGCCCAGCCTGGATGCGGCGCTCGACGCCTATCGCAAGTCCTATGCGGCCTATTATGAGCGCTGCAAGCACGATAACAGCCCGAAGATGCGCGATCCGAACGCGGTCGTTTACCTGATTCCCGGCATTGGCATGCTCACCTTCGCGAATGATAAAGCGACCGCGCGCATCGCCGGCGAATTCTACACCAACGCCATCAACGTGATGCGCGGCGCCTCCACTGTGTCCACCTACCGCGGTCTGCCAGAGCAGGAAGCCTTCGACATCGAATATTGGCTGCTGGAGGAAGCAAAGCTTTCGCGGATGCCCAAACCCCGCGCCATGGCCGGCAAGGTTGCTTTCATCACCGGCGGCGCCGGTGGCATCGGCATGGCGACGGCCCGCCGCCTGATGCAGGACGGCGCTTGCGTCGTGCTGTGTGACATCAGCCGCGATGTTTTGGAAACCTCGAAAGCGGAACTGGCCAAGAGCTTTGGCGCAGACGTCGTCAGCACCGTCTGGGCGGACGTCACCAAGGAAGACGCCCTCATCGCCGCCTTCCAGGATGCGGCGGCGGCCTTCGGCGGCCTCGACATCTGCGTTTGCAATGCGGGCATCGCTTCCGCCGCGCCGTTGGAGGATACCAGCCTCGCCCTGTGGCAGAAGAACATCGACATCCTGGCGACAGGCTATTTCCTGACCGCGCGTGAAGCCTTCCGCCTGATGAAGAGCCAGGGCCTCGGCGGCTCCATCATCATGGTCGCCAGCAAGAACGCGCTCGTCGCCTCCCCTGGCGCCGCCGCCTATTGCACCGCCAAAGCGTCGGAACTGCATCTGTCGCGCTGCGTCGCCCTCGAAGGTGCGCCTCTCGGCATCCGCTCCAATGTCGTCAACCCGGACGCCGTCCTGCGGGGCTCGCGCATTTGGAAGGGCGAATGGGGCGATCAACGCGCCGCAAGCTATAACAAGGGTTCGGTGGACGAACTCGAAGCCGTCTATCGAGACCGTTCGCTGCTGAAGCTGAGTGTCTTCCCGGAAGATATCGCCGAGGGCATCGCCTTCTTCGCCTCCGATATTTCCGCCAAATCCACCGGCAATATCATCAATGTCGATGCCGGCAACGCCAACGCCTTTACGCGGTGA
- a CDS encoding sugar ABC transporter ATP-binding protein, whose protein sequence is MSEPILSLSGVTKSFAGVRALVRGELDLYAGEVTALIGENGAGKSTLVKILTGVHQADEGVIRLNGQPVTIGSADGAGRLGISAIHQEAVVFDDLSVAENIFVADRPRKRGMIDWATMRSRAKTILAGLDPRIDPAMPMRQLSVAQKHLVQIARALSHEARIVIMDEPTAALSHREVDELFTIVRRLKAEGRAVLFISHKFEEIFDVADRYAVFRDGAAVGQGLIADVTRDQLISMMVGRSVENIFPKIDVPIGEELFRVDHLSRGEEFADVSFSLRRGEILGVYGLVGAGRSEVMQAVFGLSRADSGSVTLDGRALKIHSPEDAIREGIAYVPEDRQIQGAILRFPISSNIVLPSLSRLSHWGFMRPAEERALAAEYVTQLQIKTSGVSQRLEELSGGNQQKVVIAKWLATNPQVLIMDEPTKGIDVGAKTAVYRLMGEMVAQGLGIIMVSSELPEVLGMADRVLVMRRGRIRANFTRAEATPEIIVKAATDA, encoded by the coding sequence ATGAGCGAACCGATCCTCAGCCTGTCGGGTGTCACGAAGTCCTTCGCCGGCGTGCGCGCGCTGGTGCGGGGCGAACTCGACCTCTATGCGGGTGAGGTGACGGCGCTCATCGGTGAGAACGGTGCCGGCAAGTCGACCCTGGTGAAAATCCTCACGGGTGTTCACCAGGCCGACGAAGGCGTCATCCGGTTAAACGGGCAGCCGGTGACTATTGGTTCGGCCGATGGCGCGGGTCGGCTCGGCATCAGCGCCATTCATCAGGAAGCCGTCGTGTTCGACGATCTTTCGGTCGCCGAGAATATCTTCGTGGCCGATCGGCCCCGTAAGCGCGGCATGATCGACTGGGCGACCATGCGCAGCCGCGCCAAGACCATCCTTGCGGGGCTCGATCCCCGCATCGATCCCGCCATGCCGATGCGCCAGTTGAGCGTGGCGCAGAAACACCTCGTGCAGATCGCGCGCGCGCTGTCCCATGAGGCGCGGATCGTCATCATGGACGAGCCGACCGCCGCCTTGTCGCATCGCGAAGTCGATGAGCTGTTCACGATCGTGCGCCGCCTCAAGGCAGAGGGGCGCGCGGTGCTGTTCATCAGCCACAAGTTCGAGGAAATCTTCGACGTCGCCGATCGCTATGCGGTGTTCCGCGACGGTGCGGCCGTGGGTCAGGGTCTGATTGCCGATGTCACGCGGGATCAGCTCATTTCCATGATGGTCGGCCGATCGGTCGAGAATATTTTTCCCAAGATCGATGTGCCGATCGGCGAGGAACTGTTTCGCGTCGATCATCTGTCGCGCGGCGAGGAATTCGCCGATGTCAGTTTCTCCCTGCGGCGGGGCGAAATCCTCGGCGTCTACGGCCTCGTCGGCGCAGGCCGCAGCGAAGTCATGCAGGCCGTGTTTGGTCTGTCCCGCGCCGATAGCGGCAGTGTCACGCTCGATGGTCGGGCCTTGAAGATCCACTCCCCCGAGGATGCCATTCGTGAGGGCATCGCCTATGTGCCTGAGGATCGGCAGATCCAGGGCGCCATCCTGCGCTTTCCGATCAGCAGCAACATCGTGCTGCCCAGCCTGTCCCGTCTGTCGCATTGGGGTTTCATGCGCCCTGCCGAGGAACGGGCGCTGGCCGCCGAGTATGTGACGCAGCTCCAGATCAAAACCTCCGGCGTGTCACAGCGGCTGGAGGAATTGTCAGGCGGCAATCAGCAGAAGGTGGTCATTGCCAAATGGCTCGCGACCAACCCGCAGGTGCTGATCATGGACGAGCCGACCAAGGGCATCGATGTCGGCGCTAAGACCGCCGTCTATCGCCTGATGGGGGAGATGGTGGCCCAAGGCCTGGGCATCATCATGGTCTCCTCCGAATTGCCGGAAGTTCTGGGCATGGCGGACCGCGTGCTGGTCATGCGGCGCGGCAGGATACGCGCGAACTTCACCCGCGCCGAAGCGACACCCGAGATTATCGTGAAGGCGGCGACCGATGCCTAA
- the rhaI gene encoding L-rhamnose catabolism isomerase: MDQVTIPALDQDFIAAQNAPLAKALNEDYAALGRVLDRRGIAIDAITTAVGGFAVAAPTWAVGSGGTRFARFPMGGEPRNIFDKLDDCAVVHGLASATPTVSPHFPWDETEDMAAVKDYAAALGLGFDAVNSNTFQDHPGNALHPLSYKYGSLSHTDAAVRAQAVAHNIRCVELGEKLGSKALTVWIGDGANFPGQQHFGRAFDRYIQSTQAIYAGMPSDWSLFLEHKMFEPAFYATVIQDWGSSLLAAQATGDRCLCLVDLGHHAPNVNIEMIVSRLIHARKLAGFHFNDSKYGDDDLDAGAIEPYRLFLVFNELVEAAYRHTPGFKPSYMLDQSHNVTDPIESLMTSAVEVQRAYAQALLVDRAALDGFQDANDPMMASQTLKAAFTTDVQPILAMARSHKHAAINPLAAYRASGYRAAAAKVRPAKSGGSGGIV; the protein is encoded by the coding sequence ATGGATCAGGTCACCATCCCGGCTTTGGATCAGGACTTCATCGCCGCGCAAAACGCACCTCTCGCTAAAGCGTTGAACGAGGATTACGCGGCCCTCGGCCGTGTTCTCGACCGGCGCGGCATCGCGATCGACGCGATCACCACGGCTGTCGGCGGCTTCGCCGTCGCGGCGCCCACCTGGGCCGTGGGCTCGGGCGGCACGCGCTTCGCCCGCTTCCCGATGGGCGGCGAGCCGCGCAACATCTTCGACAAGCTGGATGATTGCGCCGTCGTCCACGGCCTCGCCAGCGCCACGCCCACCGTTTCCCCGCATTTTCCCTGGGACGAGACCGAAGATATGGCGGCGGTGAAGGACTACGCGGCAGCCCTCGGCCTCGGCTTCGATGCCGTCAATTCCAATACCTTCCAGGATCATCCCGGCAACGCCTTGCATCCGCTGTCCTATAAATACGGCAGCCTCAGCCATACCGACGCTGCCGTGCGCGCCCAGGCCGTGGCGCATAACATCCGCTGCGTGGAACTCGGTGAAAAGCTCGGTTCCAAGGCCCTCACGGTCTGGATCGGCGACGGCGCCAATTTCCCTGGGCAGCAGCATTTCGGCCGCGCCTTCGACCGGTATATCCAGAGCACCCAGGCGATCTATGCCGGCATGCCCAGTGACTGGTCCCTGTTCCTTGAACACAAGATGTTCGAGCCCGCCTTCTATGCGACGGTGATCCAGGACTGGGGCTCCTCACTGCTGGCGGCTCAGGCGACCGGCGACCGCTGCCTGTGCCTCGTCGATCTCGGCCATCACGCGCCGAACGTGAATATCGAGATGATCGTCTCGCGTCTCATTCATGCCCGCAAGCTCGCCGGCTTTCACTTCAACGATTCGAAATACGGCGATGACGATCTCGATGCTGGCGCCATCGAGCCTTATCGCCTGTTCCTGGTGTTCAACGAGTTGGTCGAGGCGGCCTATCGCCACACACCGGGCTTCAAGCCATCCTATATGCTTGACCAGTCCCATAACGTGACCGACCCGATTGAAAGCCTGATGACCAGCGCGGTCGAGGTGCAGCGCGCCTATGCCCAGGCCCTGCTGGTGGACCGCGCCGCGCTCGACGGCTTCCAAGACGCCAACGACCCGATGATGGCGAGCCAGACGCTGAAGGCCGCCTTCACCACCGATGTGCAGCCGATCCTTGCCATGGCGCGATCGCATAAACATGCCGCGATCAATCCCCTCGCCGCCTACCGGGCGAGCGGCTATCGCGCGGCGGCGGCGAAGGTTCGGCCTGCCAAGAGCGGGGGCAGCGGCGGCATCGTGTAA
- the rhaS gene encoding rhamnose ABC transporter substrate-binding protein, whose amino-acid sequence MNRRGFIKTGAAVMGAAAIPASFALPARAAGTIRVGLVAKSLGNGFFVAVDKGGQEAAKAIGGVEVIFTGPTTTTAEGQIEVIQALIAQHVDAIAISANDPDALVPVCKRAIERGIKVISYDSAISPGGRIVHLAPSSDALIGEALDKLAADASASGKIAIVSATPTSTNQNAWIAVMKQNLSKYPGLDLVSTVYGNDLADDSYREATALLQKYPDLKVIVSPSSVGIVASAKAVEDAKKVGQVYVTGLGLPSECAGHVMSGAMKSFAIWNPIDLGYAVIEVAVDLVKGAKGPGNSLPAGRMGSIAFDDDGVGAMAVPFTYDKSNVEQFAKIF is encoded by the coding sequence ATGAATCGTAGAGGCTTTATCAAGACCGGTGCCGCCGTCATGGGCGCCGCTGCCATTCCGGCATCCTTCGCGCTTCCGGCGCGCGCGGCCGGCACCATCCGCGTGGGTCTGGTGGCCAAGTCGCTCGGCAACGGTTTCTTTGTCGCCGTCGATAAGGGTGGCCAGGAAGCCGCCAAGGCTATCGGCGGCGTGGAGGTGATCTTCACCGGCCCGACGACGACGACGGCCGAAGGCCAGATTGAGGTCATTCAGGCGCTGATCGCCCAGCATGTCGATGCCATCGCGATTTCCGCCAATGACCCGGATGCGCTCGTGCCCGTCTGCAAGCGTGCCATCGAACGCGGCATCAAGGTGATTTCGTACGACAGCGCCATCAGCCCCGGCGGCCGGATCGTTCATCTCGCGCCGTCCTCGGACGCACTGATCGGCGAGGCGCTCGATAAGTTGGCCGCTGACGCGTCGGCTTCCGGCAAGATCGCCATCGTGTCCGCGACGCCGACCTCGACCAACCAGAATGCCTGGATCGCGGTCATGAAGCAGAACCTGTCCAAGTATCCCGGTCTAGACCTCGTCTCCACCGTCTATGGCAACGACCTTGCCGATGACAGCTACCGCGAAGCGACCGCGCTGCTGCAGAAGTATCCCGACCTGAAGGTGATCGTGTCACCGAGTTCGGTCGGCATCGTCGCCAGCGCCAAGGCGGTCGAGGACGCGAAGAAGGTCGGCCAGGTCTATGTCACCGGTCTGGGTCTGCCCTCGGAATGCGCCGGCCATGTCATGTCCGGCGCGATGAAGAGCTTCGCGATCTGGAACCCGATCGACCTCGGTTATGCCGTGATCGAAGTGGCCGTCGATCTGGTCAAGGGTGCCAAGGGTCCGGGCAACAGCCTGCCCGCCGGCCGGATGGGCAGCATTGCTTTCGACGATGACGGCGTCGGCGCGATGGCCGTGCCGTTCACCTATGACAAGTCCAACGTCGAGCAGTTCGCCAAGATCTTCTGA
- a CDS encoding fumarylacetoacetate hydrolase family protein, translated as MKLLRYGPAGAEKPGLLDAQGQIRDLSGHIQDLTPDQLSPTALAKLAAIDPASLPLVPGTPRYGAPVTGVGKFLAIGLNYADHAAESNLPIPKEPIVFNKTVTSLCGPNDTVVIPKKSVKSDWEVELGIIIGTKAQYVDEATALDYVAGYCLINDVSEREWQIERGGTWDKGKGCDTFGPTGPWLVTKDEVGDVQSLGMWLDVNGRRMQTGTTKTMIFGAAVLVSYVSQFMTLMPGDIITTGTPPGVGMGMKPEPVFLKPGDIMTLGIDKLGEQRQDVVAWTAPV; from the coding sequence ATGAAACTACTGCGTTACGGCCCTGCGGGCGCGGAAAAACCTGGCCTGCTCGATGCGCAGGGCCAGATCCGCGACCTGTCCGGCCATATCCAAGACCTGACGCCGGACCAGCTGTCCCCGACGGCCCTGGCCAAGCTCGCGGCGATCGACCCGGCGAGCCTGCCTTTGGTCCCCGGCACCCCCCGCTACGGTGCGCCCGTCACCGGCGTTGGGAAATTCCTCGCCATCGGCCTGAACTATGCCGATCATGCGGCCGAATCCAATCTGCCGATCCCCAAGGAGCCGATCGTCTTCAACAAGACGGTGACCTCGCTCTGCGGTCCGAACGACACCGTGGTCATCCCCAAGAAGTCCGTGAAATCCGATTGGGAAGTCGAACTCGGCATCATCATCGGCACCAAGGCGCAGTATGTGGACGAGGCGACGGCCCTCGATTACGTCGCCGGCTATTGCCTGATCAATGACGTCTCCGAGCGGGAATGGCAGATCGAGCGCGGCGGCACCTGGGACAAGGGCAAGGGCTGCGACACCTTCGGACCCACTGGACCTTGGCTCGTCACCAAAGACGAAGTGGGTGACGTGCAGTCGCTGGGCATGTGGCTGGACGTGAACGGTCGCCGCATGCAGACAGGCACCACGAAGACCATGATCTTCGGCGCGGCGGTTCTGGTCAGCTACGTCAGCCAGTTCATGACGCTGATGCCGGGTGACATCATCACCACCGGCACGCCGCCTGGCGTCGGCATGGGCATGAAGCCCGAGCCCGTGTTCCTCAAGCCTGGCGACATCATGACGCTGGGCATCGACAAGCTCGGCGAGCAGCGCCAGGACGTCGTCGCCTGGACCGCGCCCGTCTGA
- a CDS encoding (Fe-S)-binding protein has translation MRVGLAIPCFIDSFFPEVGIATLELLERLGVDVVYPQGQTCCGQPMANNGCNSAASGTEAHFARLFAGFDAVVMPSASCVNHLRKHMDAVPQTAEVQHLRANIYELVEFLHDVLNAREFPWAEFPHKVGLHNSCTALRSLHAASISEIDETTPFSKPMDLLAGVRGIAFVEPTRPDECCGFGGTFSVNEDAVSGLMGLEKVQDHARAGAEYIVSADTSCLMHQQGCARRAGLPLRFIHIAQILNGARA, from the coding sequence ATGCGCGTCGGCCTCGCGATTCCCTGCTTCATCGATTCCTTTTTCCCTGAAGTGGGGATCGCGACGCTCGAACTGTTGGAACGGCTGGGCGTGGACGTGGTCTATCCGCAAGGGCAGACCTGTTGCGGCCAGCCGATGGCCAATAACGGCTGCAATAGCGCCGCCAGTGGCACCGAGGCGCATTTCGCGCGTCTGTTTGCCGGCTTCGATGCCGTGGTGATGCCCTCAGCAAGTTGCGTGAACCATTTGCGCAAGCATATGGACGCCGTACCGCAGACCGCCGAAGTTCAGCATCTGCGCGCCAATATCTACGAACTCGTGGAATTCCTGCATGATGTGCTGAATGCGCGGGAGTTTCCCTGGGCGGAGTTTCCACACAAGGTCGGGCTGCACAATAGCTGCACGGCGCTACGCTCCCTGCATGCCGCGAGCATCTCCGAAATCGATGAGACGACGCCCTTCTCCAAGCCAATGGACTTGCTGGCCGGTGTGCGCGGCATCGCCTTCGTGGAACCCACGCGGCCCGATGAATGCTGCGGCTTCGGCGGCACGTTTTCGGTGAACGAGGATGCGGTCTCCGGCCTCATGGGGCTCGAAAAGGTGCAGGACCACGCGCGGGCGGGCGCTGAGTATATCGTCTCGGCCGATACCTCCTGCTTGATGCATCAACAGGGCTGCGCGCGCCGCGCCGGGCTGCCGCTGCGCTTCATCCATATCGCACAGATTCTCAACGGGGCGCGGGCATGA